In one window of Paenibacillus thermoaerophilus DNA:
- a CDS encoding cache domain-containing sensor histidine kinase — translation MKNPFKVFSFRYTFFFTFLLFALTLILLIGVTSYSITTQETVARMIESRKLLLSEIHKQLITQMQVIEHDSLTLSSNPKIINYLNNAGEPYERVQQKRDILDQISRLSYVKEGVHSVELYSKNIESDETFGTNGLYNYAKYEANDLYEPTRHADSGWIGAHEAVSGLESEDNEVISFVRKITTVTGNEVGVLVINMKLDYVKKIVANQSPHDSRYILDSYDRLITEVVGDGMKPFAVSNADNRVIRAMDKANPEKFAIFESDQKMLLIWDKQMNSNWVVLDAIPWDYITQASSKIKSVILIAIVACTALAVVMALLLSRQFSLPIRHLVRAVSQVKSGNLNIQIQNEYENEFGTLNDSIHLMIQRIQSLLAEVDEQNRKKREAELQMLQEQINPHFLYNTLDMINWRAIEYGAGDISKMLSLLGKMLRLGLSKGAAFIPIRDEMEYLRYYIELQTIRFPCDLQITVNVPDNLCSYMVPKLMLQPFIENSLIHGMDRDKGGRIEIEAGESGPDIWFRLTDNGKGMDVRQLSERKDLGVSGIRNVRERIKLYFGDPYGVEIESGINRGTVVHIRIPKVSPDGPGHKGEPTW, via the coding sequence ATGAAAAATCCGTTTAAGGTTTTTTCGTTCCGGTACACGTTTTTCTTCACGTTTCTGTTGTTTGCGTTGACGTTGATTTTGCTGATCGGCGTGACGAGTTATTCGATCACGACGCAGGAGACGGTCGCGCGGATGATCGAATCCCGCAAGCTTCTCCTGAGCGAAATCCATAAACAACTGATTACGCAGATGCAAGTGATCGAGCACGATTCCCTTACGCTCAGCAGCAATCCCAAAATTATCAACTATTTGAACAACGCCGGGGAACCGTACGAGCGCGTGCAGCAAAAAAGAGACATCCTCGATCAAATCAGCCGGCTCAGCTACGTCAAGGAAGGCGTGCATTCCGTCGAGCTGTACAGCAAAAACATCGAATCGGACGAAACGTTCGGCACCAACGGTCTGTACAACTACGCGAAATACGAAGCAAACGATTTGTACGAGCCGACCAGGCATGCCGACTCCGGCTGGATCGGCGCCCATGAGGCTGTGTCGGGCTTGGAATCCGAAGACAACGAGGTCATCAGCTTCGTCCGCAAGATTACGACGGTAACCGGAAACGAAGTAGGCGTCCTCGTAATCAACATGAAGCTGGACTATGTAAAAAAAATTGTCGCCAATCAATCTCCCCACGATTCCCGATATATTCTGGACTCCTACGACCGACTGATCACCGAAGTCGTCGGCGACGGCATGAAGCCGTTCGCGGTCAGCAATGCCGACAATCGCGTGATCCGGGCTATGGATAAGGCGAACCCGGAAAAGTTCGCCATATTCGAATCCGACCAAAAAATGCTGCTGATCTGGGACAAGCAGATGAATTCCAATTGGGTCGTGCTCGATGCCATCCCTTGGGATTATATCACGCAAGCGAGCAGCAAAATCAAAAGCGTCATCCTGATCGCGATCGTGGCCTGCACAGCTCTGGCGGTCGTCATGGCGCTGCTGCTGTCCCGCCAGTTCAGTCTGCCCATCCGCCATCTCGTCCGCGCCGTCAGTCAAGTCAAAAGCGGCAATCTGAATATCCAGATTCAAAACGAATACGAAAACGAATTCGGCACGTTAAACGACAGCATCCACTTGATGATCCAGCGTATTCAGAGCTTGCTGGCGGAAGTCGACGAGCAAAACCGCAAAAAGCGGGAAGCCGAGCTGCAAATGCTGCAGGAGCAGATCAACCCGCATTTTTTGTACAACACGCTCGATATGATCAATTGGCGCGCCATCGAATACGGCGCGGGAGACATCAGCAAAATGCTGTCCTTGCTGGGAAAGATGCTTCGGCTGGGTTTGTCCAAAGGGGCGGCCTTTATTCCGATCCGCGACGAGATGGAGTATCTGCGGTATTACATCGAATTGCAGACCATCCGGTTTCCGTGCGACCTTCAAATTACCGTCAACGTGCCGGATAACCTCTGCTCCTATATGGTTCCGAAGCTGATGCTGCAGCCTTTTATCGAAAACTCGTTAATTCACGGCATGGACCGGGACAAAGGCGGGAGGATCGAGATCGAGGCCGGCGAAAGCGGGCCGGACATCTGGTTCAGGCTGACCGACAACGGCAAAGGAATGGATGTCCGCCAACTGTCCGAGCGCAAAGATCTGGGCGTCAGCGGCATCCGCAATGTGCGGGAGCGGATCAAGCTTTATTTCGGCGACCCTTACGGCGTTGAGATCGAGAGCGGCATCAACCGGGGAACCGTCGTCCATATCCGCATCCCGAAAGTATCTCCGGACGGTCCCGGGCATAAGGGGGAGCCAACATGGTAA
- a CDS encoding response regulator, with amino-acid sequence MVKAVIIDDDPATLNGLKKSINWKRFNIEVAGVAENGQEGLRLIEACQPDLILTDIYMPVIDGIEMLKRVRQQNVAAEVIILSGYEDFKYAQTALKLRVWDYISKPATIEEIEAVVQAAADHIRANARAAREEQELRELLEHNLPWAKKQLFKGLLEPGHVQPGYMKKVADYLRMNLHNRYFCVVVVEYLKSGERLASKQGEWLDLSSRVRQAAEEAIGTAQGIYIADIQLNMLALIVSAPAHGKPEAASRQARQIASEMIRRIELQCKLKVWAAIGSTVGSAEDIHLSYKEAMDIVYERLHLIDRKIITKDDIQVKPRAYPLRTIESCQRMVDAAMQGQSDWVEQKLQLFLADLEGRPNLTVERLREYAIEFTGVLLVALHDHGLQFDDLRTDFNPYAELDRICCVEDFASYARETLQAACQAMNRKASTKHKKTVDFIIRFVHDHYAEDITLDVIADKVYLTRNYLSQIFKQATGENYSSYLTRVRMEKAKELMRTGNYKLYEVASKVGYKNNAYFSQLFKKYTGMNPSEFNQ; translated from the coding sequence ATGGTAAAAGCCGTTATTATCGACGACGACCCGGCCACGCTGAACGGGTTAAAAAAATCGATCAATTGGAAGCGGTTTAATATCGAGGTGGCCGGGGTCGCCGAAAACGGGCAAGAGGGTCTCCGTTTGATCGAGGCCTGTCAGCCCGATCTGATCTTGACGGATATTTATATGCCCGTCATCGACGGGATCGAGATGCTGAAAAGAGTGCGCCAGCAAAACGTGGCCGCGGAAGTGATCATCCTCAGCGGCTACGAAGATTTCAAATACGCGCAGACGGCATTAAAATTGAGGGTTTGGGATTATATCTCCAAACCGGCGACCATCGAGGAGATCGAAGCCGTCGTGCAGGCGGCCGCCGATCATATTCGCGCCAACGCGCGGGCTGCGAGAGAAGAGCAAGAACTGCGCGAGCTGCTGGAGCACAATCTGCCCTGGGCCAAAAAACAACTGTTCAAAGGTCTGCTGGAGCCGGGACACGTGCAGCCCGGGTACATGAAAAAAGTGGCGGATTACTTGCGCATGAACCTGCACAACCGTTATTTTTGCGTGGTGGTCGTCGAATATCTCAAAAGCGGAGAACGGCTGGCCTCGAAGCAAGGGGAGTGGCTTGACCTCTCCTCGCGCGTGCGCCAGGCGGCGGAAGAGGCGATCGGGACCGCGCAGGGCATCTATATCGCCGACATCCAGTTGAACATGCTCGCTCTGATCGTGTCCGCGCCCGCGCACGGGAAACCCGAAGCGGCAAGCAGACAAGCGAGACAGATCGCCTCGGAGATGATCCGGCGAATCGAGCTGCAATGCAAGCTGAAGGTCTGGGCCGCGATCGGTTCGACCGTGGGCTCGGCCGAGGATATCCATCTCTCCTACAAGGAAGCGATGGACATCGTCTACGAGCGGCTTCATTTAATCGACCGGAAAATTATAACCAAGGACGATATCCAGGTGAAACCGCGCGCGTATCCGCTGCGTACGATCGAGAGTTGCCAACGGATGGTCGATGCGGCGATGCAGGGGCAGAGCGATTGGGTCGAGCAGAAGCTTCAACTGTTCCTGGCCGATTTGGAGGGCCGCCCCAATCTTACCGTTGAGAGGCTCCGCGAATACGCGATCGAATTCACAGGCGTGCTGCTGGTCGCCCTTCACGACCACGGGCTGCAGTTCGACGATTTGAGAACCGATTTTAATCCGTATGCGGAGCTGGATCGGATCTGCTGCGTGGAAGATTTCGCTTCGTACGCACGGGAAACGCTGCAGGCGGCGTGCCAGGCGATGAACCGGAAGGCGTCGACCAAACACAAAAAAACGGTCGATTTCATTATCCGTTTTGTCCACGATCATTACGCGGAGGATATTACGCTCGACGTCATCGCCGACAAGGTGTATTTGACGCGCAACTATTTGAGCCAAATCTTCAAGCAGGCGACAGGAGAAAATTACAGCAGCTATCTGACCCGAGTCCGGATGGAAAAGGCGAAGGAGCTCATGAGAACCGGCAACTACAAGCTGTATGAAGTCGCCTCCAAGGTCGGCTATAAAAACAACGCGTACTTCAGCCAGCTTTTCAAGAAATATACGGGCATGAATCCGTCCGAGTTCAATCAGTAG